The following coding sequences lie in one Primulina huaijiensis isolate GDHJ02 chromosome 2, ASM1229523v2, whole genome shotgun sequence genomic window:
- the LOC140963377 gene encoding uncharacterized protein, with the protein MCNCAWPDRYVPLFGEYFYDPSKWRSSVSFIEQLRGFQEVIDQGKVRYIGVSNETSYGVMEFVHAAQIEGLPKIVSIQNCYSMLARCKFEIDLVEVCQPENYNIGLLAYSPLAGGALSGKYLDNNSEASKKGRFNLFPGYMERYKKSLSKEATEQYINIAKKHGLTPVELALGFTRDRPFITSSIIGATSLEQLKEDIDAFLTTERPLPPEVVTDIDNVFKRYKDPAID; encoded by the exons ATGTGTAACTGTGCTTG GCCTGATCGATATGTCCCTTTATTTGGGGAATACTTCTATGATCCTTCAAAATGGAGGTCTAGTGTGTCATTCATTGAGCAGCTAAGAGGATTTCAAGAAGTCATTGATCAAGGAAAg GTAAGGTACATTGGTGTTTCAAATGAAACTTCATATGGAGTAATGGAGTTTGTTCATGCTGCTCAAATTGAAGGACTGCCAAAAATTGTCAGTATTCAGAACTGTTACAGTATGTTGGCCCGGTGCAAGTTTGAAA TTGATCTTGTTGAAGTATGTCAACCTGAAAATTACAACATTGGTTTACTTGCTTATTCTCCCCTTGCTGGTGGAGCATTATCCGGGAAGTATCTGGACAATAATTCTGAAGCGTCAAAGAAGGGACGGTTTAACCTCTTCCCTGGCTACATGGAGAGATACAAAAAATCCCTTTCCAAG GAAGCAACAGAACAGTACATAAATATTGCCAAGAAACATGGATTAACTCCTGTTGAGTTAGCTCTTGGATTTACACGAGACCGTCCATTTATCACCAGTTCAATCATCGGGGCAACTTCTTTAGAGCAATTGAAAGAGGACATCGATGCATTTTTGACAACCGAGCGGCCTTTACCTCCTGAAGTTGTCACAGATATTGACAATGTTTTCAAGAGATATAAAGATCCCGCCATAGATTAG
- the LOC140963389 gene encoding alkane hydroxylase MAH1-like, whose amino-acid sequence MAIFRNLDIFLIVLSLGSIFIICFYRKISRELQSEPTNWPVVGMFPAALQNLHRAHEYATQVLRECGGTYELKGPWFLNLDIMFTCDPANIHHIFTKNFPNYPKGPQFRKIFEILGDGIFNVDDKLWEIHRRITLSFLTNSKFYTLLERNTWRKMDVGLIPVLDYFCEHGKDFDLQDIFQRFTFDSICKLVLDYDPGSLCIDLPYIPCEKAFSNSVAPLLHRHILPERIWRLQQWLNFGNEKKLAEAKKAFDDFILPRVSFKDEEQEDDFNVMKIFKKFYEEKNIESSGDLSEFLKDTALSLMFAGRDTTSTCLTWLFWLIAKNPSTENKILQEIETELRVKQDSTGRVFNVEESRKLVYLHGALCESLRLFPPIALEHKSPVNDDILPSGHHLRKNSKVIISFYSVGRLETVWGKDCLDFKPERWISGKGMTRHEASYNFPAFNVGPRTCIGKEMAFIQMKIVAATMIYRYRVELVEGHPVAPLDSVVLHAKHGLRVRLSKRN is encoded by the exons ATGGCCATCTTCCGAAATCTCGACATTTTCTTGATTGTCCTTTCCCTCGGCAGCATTTTTATCATTTGTTTCTACAGAAAAATAAGCCGAGAACTCCAATCGGAGCCTACGAATTGGCCGGTGGTCGGAATGTTTCCGGCGGCTCTTCAAAATTTGCACAGAGCCCACGAGTACGCGACGCAAGTTCTAAGAGAGTGTGGTGGCACGTATGAATTGAAAGGCCCCTGGTTCCTCAACTTAGACATCATGTTCACTTGTGATCCAGCCAATATCCACCACATTTTCAccaaaaattttccaaattatcCGAAAGGTCCCCAGTTCCGGAAGATTTTCGAGATTTTGGGAGATGGGATTTTCAATGTTGACGACAAACTGTGGGAGATTCACAGGAGAATAACTCTTTCGTTTTTGACTAATTCCAAGTTCTATACTCTTCTAGAGAGGAACACTTGGAGAAAGATGGATGTCGGACTAATTCCTGTTCTTGATTATTTCTGTGAACATGGAAAAGATTTCGATCTACAAGACATTTTCCAGAGGTTTACGTTTGATTCTATCTGCAAACTTGTGTTGGATTATGATCCAGGGAGTTTATGCATTGATTTGCCTTATATTCCTTGCGAAAAAGCGTTTAGTAATTCAGTGGCGCCATTGTTGCATAGGCATATATTACCTGAGAGAATTTGGAGGCTTCAACAATGGCTGAATTTTGGTAACGAAAAGAAGCTAGCCGAGGCTAAGAAGGCATTCGACGATTTTATATTGCCGCGTGTTTCCTTCAAGGATGAAGAACAAGAGGATGATTTTAATGTGatgaaaattttcaagaaattttatgAAGAGAAAAATATCGAATCTTCAGGTGATTTAAGTGAGTTCTTGAAGGACACAGcattgagtttgatgtttgcaG GTAGGGATACAACAAGTACCTGCCTTACATGGCTTTTCTGGCTAATTGCCAAAAACCCTTCAACAGAAAACAAGATTTTACAAGAAATTGAAACCGAACTGCGAGTAAAGCAGGATTCGACCGGGAGAGTCTTCAATGTAGAAGAATCCCGGAAGCTAGTGTACCTCCATGGAGCACTATGTGAATCTCTGAGGCTGTTCCCACCCATTGCCCTGGAACACAAATCTCCGGTTAACGATGATATTCTCCCTAGCGGCCACCACCTTCGAAAGAACTCAAAGGTGATAATTTCATTCTATTCAGTGGGCAGACTTGAGACAGTATGGGGGAAAGATTGCTTGGATTTCAAGCCTGAGAGGTGGATTTCAGGGAAGGGAATGACCAGACACGAGGCGTCCTACAATTTTCCGGCGTTTAACGTCGGACCAAGAACATGTATCGGTAAGGAAATGGCTTTTATTCAGATGAAAATCGTTGCCGCAACTATGATCTATCGTTATCGTGTCGAACTGGTGGAGGGGCATCCAGTTGCCCCACTGGATTCTGTCGTTCTTCATGCTAAGCATGGATTGAGGGTCAGATTATCAAAACGAAATTGA
- the LOC140958809 gene encoding uncharacterized protein, whose protein sequence is MPRNPTAWSAWNFTETMNNQVCVTYWLNVLQDINHNGPPFFVTLNPPRTPDHTLIKWSIGRPFPSVAASKASSELQLIQGKRNIWFSGAYQGYGFHENGVKAGVLAANGLLGKRCDVGARDSAA, encoded by the exons ATGCCGAGAAACCCAACAGCATGGAGTGCATGGAATTTTACTGAAACCATGAATAACCAAGTTTGTGTGACATATTGGCTCAATGTACTCCAG GATATCAACCACAACGGGCCTCCTTTTTTTGTGACACTAAATCCACCTCGCACACCTGACCATACACTGATTAAATGGTCGATCGGTCGACCATTTCCGTCTGTTGCTGCGTCAAAAGCTTCATCTGAACTGCAACTCATCCAAGGGAAAAGAAATATATGGTTCAGTGGCGCATATCAAG GTTATGGTTTTCATGAGAATGGAGTAAAG GCAGGTGTACTTGCTGCAAATGGGTTGCTCGGAAAAAGGTGTGACGTTGGGGCCAGAGACAGTGCTGCCTAA